The genomic interval TCGTTTTCTTCATTGGATAAAAGTAAATCAAAAGCATCAATCACAATTCTGATATGATCCTGCGCAATCCATTCCATATCCATTAAGCAATCATAAAGTGCATCCAGATTTTTTCCAAAGTAATCTGGTAATTCAAATTCATTTTTTAGTTCTCGAAAGAGATCGTTTGATGTTTTACAACGCTCGCCATTTATTTTTGCAATAAACGTATTTTTGGCTTTTAAATTTTGAAATTTACTACGGTCTGAAACTATTGTAATAAATGAATTCATAAATTAATTTTAATAAAGCTATTGTAATGATCTTTAGTGAAATAGGCAACATGATCCGAACCTGTGATTAAACGCTCCGCACCCCGGTTAACTCCCTCAATTTTAGGGTGTACATCCCATTCCCGATAAATTATTTTTGTTCCCAAAGCATCCACTGATTTTAATTTCTTTTCTCTGTTTTTAAAAATGCGTCCCCCTACATAATTAGGTGGGGCTTCTTGAAATTTTTGAATATGATTTAAGACTTGAAATACATACTCAGGAACCTCTGGATTTAAAATTGATTTTGGAGCACTTTTATTTTGGTCATTTATAAGAATCGCTGATGATTCTTTTGAAATTTCAGTTTCAATCGTTGTTGATTTAGAAGAGCCTCCTGATTTTGGAAATAAGAATAGCAGGTAGGCAATTCCTAAAATAGTAAATGCAATGGAAATAGAAAGGAAACGTTTATTTTGAAAAGCCAAAAACACAGTTACTATAATTTTGCCCTGGTTAAAAATTTCTAATATCTAAAATAATGAACAAAGAAGCAAAATTTACTTCATATTCGTTTAAATTTTCCTGTTTTTTTTAATTTGTTAATCTATTTATCAGAAGCTGCACGACATTGATTTAAAATTTATAGATAATTTTTGAATAAGCTTAACTTGAAAATATCTTTAGAATCTACTTTTACTATGCCTGAAATTAAATATTCGGTTTGTGTTTCTTTAAAAGTATTTTTTTATAATTGCTCGTGATTTTTCTCTTGTTTTATAACCCAGCATATACATCGAAGGTACTACTAACAAAGTTAAAAATGTAGCTGCTATTAATCCAAAAATGATAGTCCATGCCAAAGGTCCCCAAAATGCTACATTGTCGCCTCCCAGATAGAATTTAGCATCAAAATCTGTAAACAAGGATGCAAAATCCATATTGACACCGATCGCTAAAGGGATTAAACCTAGAATTGCAGATAAGGCAGTAAGAATTACTGGAGTCATACGGGTCGCACCTCCTTCTATAACTGCTTCTTCCGGACTCATGCCGCGTTGTCGAAGTTCATCTGTAAACTCGATAAGTAAAATTCCATTTCGCACTACAATCCCAGCTAATGAAAATATTCCAACACCGGTCATTACAGCACTCAAGGTTATTTGGAAAAAGCCAAAACCTAATGCGATTCCAATTAATGAAAATAATACGGTTGTAAATATGATGATTGGTTTTATAACTGAATTGAATTGAATAACAAGGATTAAAAACATGAGTGCTAAAGCAGCTCCAAATGCTGTTCCAAGAAAATCAATGGTTTCCTGGA from Saprospiraceae bacterium carries:
- a CDS encoding ribonuclease, giving the protein MFLAFQNKRFLSISIAFTILGIAYLLFLFPKSGGSSKSTTIETEISKESSAILINDQNKSAPKSILNPEVPEYVFQVLNHIQKFQEAPPNYVGGRIFKNREKKLKSVDALGTKIIYREWDVHPKIEGVNRGAERLITGSDHVAYFTKDHYNSFIKINL
- a CDS encoding barstar family protein, with the protein product MNSFITIVSDRSKFQNLKAKNTFIAKINGERCKTSNDLFRELKNEFELPDYFGKNLDALYDCLMDMEWIAQDHIRIVIDAFDLLLSNEENDPELIEDFIITLDDICQSWDLLDNEETTPKSFQVFIFDSETAKEILNLNGISFDII